The proteins below are encoded in one region of Penaeus chinensis breed Huanghai No. 1 chromosome 25, ASM1920278v2, whole genome shotgun sequence:
- the LOC125038783 gene encoding uncharacterized protein LOC125038783, whose protein sequence is MAPFYNFSWLVEGKICGCDFPRGEIHLDFLREEKVGVIVTLSEEEQLPATASNDFECHLIPVVEFEPPSLEQICKFISICDAAHEKKKAVCVHCRWGLGRTGVMLACYLVKKHLMYPLAAIHFIREFRPYSVETSEQEQAVCKYSEQLLNNDNSQLTRRISENRSDDSPPWNFSWIVKNELCGGAWPQFQVNVEFLRNEGVGVVVTACEASPLPKPSTSDIEIHVIPIKPSKAPSLSDCRKFITICNQARSEQKAMYVYCRMGLGQTGTLLACYLVKYQQQPPAKAIAMVREMRPGSVKDAEQEMAVHTFWNFLNCV, encoded by the exons ATGGCACCTTTTTACAACTTTTCTTGGCTCGTCGAAGGGAAGATCTGCGGCTGCGATTTTCCTAGGGGCGAGATTCATCTTGATTTTCTCAG AGAGGAAAAAGTAGGTGTTATTGTAACACTTAGTGAAGAGGAACAGCTGCCTGCCACAGCCAGCAATGATTTTGAGTGTCACTTGATTCCTGTCGTAGAGTTTGAACCACCATCCTTGGAGCAGATATGTAAATTCATTTCAATATGTGATGCAGCTcatgagaagaagaag GCTGTTTGCGTACACTGCAGGTGGGGTCTTGGACGCACTGGAGTTATGTTAGCATGTTACCTGGTCAAAAAACATCTTATGTACCCCTTGGCTGCGATACATTTCATACGAGAATTCCGTCCATACAGCGTAGAGACATCTGAGCAAGAACAAGCAGTATGCAAGTATAGTGAACaattattaaataatgataacagccaaCTCACCAGAAGAATTTCTGAAAACAGATCAGATGACTCACCCCCATGGAATTTTTCCTGGATAGTCAAGAATGAATTGTGTGGTGGTGCATGGCCGCAGTTTCAAGTGAATGTAGAATTTCTCAG GAATGAAGGCGTAGGTGTTGTTGTAACTGCATGTGAAGCATCTCCTTTGCCAAAACCATCAACAAGCGACATAGAAATACATGTGATTCCTATTAAACCAAGTAAGGCTCCATCCCTCTCTGACTGCAGGAAATTCATAACTATCTGCAATCAGGCCAGGAGTGAGCAAAAG GCTATGTATGTGTACTGTAGAATGGGTCTTGGACAAACGGGCACCCTTCTGGCCTGCTACCTGGTAAAATATCAACAGCAGCCTCCTGCCAAGGCAATCGCAATGGTTCGAGAAATGCGTCCGGGCAGTGTAAAGGACGCGGAGCAGGAAATGGCTGTTCACACATTTTGGAACTTCTTGAattgtgtatga